A stretch of the Panicum virgatum strain AP13 chromosome 9N, P.virgatum_v5, whole genome shotgun sequence genome encodes the following:
- the LOC120693526 gene encoding putative 3,4-dihydroxy-2-butanone kinase, protein MAFQGKKLINNPDDVVTEFIEGLVETYPGLQYLDGFPQIKVVLRADVERGAYDKVAVISGGGSGHEPAHAGFVGPGMLTAAVSGDVFASPPVDSILAAIRAVTGPMGCLLIVKNYTGDRLNFGLAAEQAKSEGYKMEMVIVGDDCALPPPRGIAGRRGLAGTVLVHKIAGAAADAGLSLADVAAEAKHASEVVGTMGVALSVCTLPGQVTSDRLGPKQMELGLGIHGEPGVAVVELQPVDVVVEHVLKQILSQETQYLPITRGSNAVLLINGLGATPIMELMIAARKAVPELQLEYGIAVDRVYTGTLMTSLEMAGLSITIMKSDENILKRLDAPTKAPAWPVGSEGNRPPAKFPVPVPPSPSMKDDEILNQPQELSKQGCILEAAIEASATEIINLKDILNEWDNKVGDGDCGTTMYRGATAILEDMKKRYPMNDAAGTINEIGATIRRVMGGTSGILYDILFKAAYTSLKQSKTVTANEWADALEASVAAVSKYGGASAGYRTMLDALIPASTVLKQRLKAGEDPVTAFIASSEAASAGAESTKQMQAKAGRSSYIAPDLLVSVPDPGAMAAAAWYRAAALAVKNKLHGSKS, encoded by the exons ATGGCCTTTCAGGGGAAGAAGCTCATCAACAACCCCGACG ATGTAGTGACGGAGTTTATCGAGGGGCTGGTGGAAACTTACCCGGGCCTGCAGTACCTGGACGGGTTCCCTCAG ATTAAGGTCGTTCTTCGTGCTGATGTAGAGCGTGGCGCCTATGATAAGGTTGCTGTCATTTCAG GTGGTGGAAGTGGCCATGAGCCTGCCCATGCTGGGTTTGTTGGGCCAGGGATGTTGACCGCTGCTGTTTCTGGAGATGTTTTCGCTTCTCCGCCTGTGGATTCTATTTTAGCT GCTATTCGAGCTGTAACTGGTCCTATGGGGTGCCTTCTGATAGTAAAG AACTACACTGGTGATAGACTTAATTTTGGATTAGCTGCTGAGCAGGCAAAATCTGAAGGCTATAAGATGGAG ATGGTTATTGTTGGAGATGATTGTGCCCTTCCCCCACCTAGAGGGATAGCTGGTAGGAGAGGTTTAGCCGGAACAGTTCTTGTGCATAAG ATTGCTGGGGCTGCAGCAGATGCTGGTTTATCTCTTGCAGATGTTGCCGCAGAGGCAAAACATGCATCTGAGGTTGTTGGTACAATGGGAGTTGCACTTTCTGTTTGCACATTGCCTGGGCAAGTAACATCGGATCGTTTGGGTCCAAAGCAAATGGAGCTTGGCCTTGGAATT CATGGGGAGCCTGGTGTTGCTGTTGTTGAGCTCCAGCCAGTTGATGTAGTGGTTGAACATGTTCTTAAGCAGATACTGTCACAG GAAACTCAGTATCTTCCTATCACAAGGGGGAGCAATGCTGTTCTCCTAATCAATGG ATTAGGAGCCACTCCTATCATGGAACTTATGATTGCAGCAAGAAAAGCAGTTCCTGAATTACAATTGGAGTATGGAATTGCTGTTGACAGGGTCTACACTGGCACACTTATGACGTCACTTGAAATGGCTG GATTATCTATCACCATTATGAAGTCTGATGAAAACATTTTGAAGAGACTTGATGCTCCCACTAAAGCTCCGGCTTGGCCTGTTGGTTCTGAAG GAAACCGCCCACCAGCAAAGTTTCCTGTTCCTGTACCACCATCACCTTCAATGAAGGATGACGAG ATTCTTAATCAACCTCAAGAGTTGAGCAAGCAAGGGTGTATCCTGGAGGCTGCTATTGAAGCAAGTGCTACAGAAATTATCAATCTGAAGGACATCCTGAATGAATGGGACAATAAAGTGGGCGATGGTGACTGTGGAACCACA ATGTATAGAGGAGCAACAGCTATACTTGAAGATATGAAAAAGCG TTACCCTATGAATGATGCAGCTGGAACAATAAATGAAATCGGGGCTACAATCCGAAGGGTGATGGGTGGAACAAGTGGAATCTT GTATGATATACTCTTCAAGGCTGCATATACAAGCTTAAAACAGAGCAAAACTGTTACTGCAAATGAAT GGGCTGATGCTTTAGAGGCCTCTGTTGCTGCTGTTAGCAAGTATGGTGGTGCCAGCGCAGGATACCGCACAATGTTGGATGCCCTAATTCCTGCTTCTACTGTGCTGAAACAG AGACTTAAGGCTGGGGAGGATCCTGTGACTGCCTTCATCGCATCTTCTGAAGCAGCATCAGCTGGTGCTGAATCCACTAAACAGATGCAGGCAAAG GCTGGACGGTCATCATACATCGCTCCAGACCTCCTGGTGTCAGTCCCTGATCCAGGAGCAATGGCTGCAGCTGCCTGGTACCGAGCTGCTGCTCTTGCAGTGAAGAACAAGCTGCACGGTTCAAAGAGCTAG